The following proteins are co-located in the Diorhabda carinulata isolate Delta chromosome 4, icDioCari1.1, whole genome shotgun sequence genome:
- the LOC130892351 gene encoding glutamate receptor ionotropic, kainate 4 isoform X1, with protein MGLAEFVITSLCLNATCNLEDFSTGTSTYNHNRIAKLEEDLAKETLIITTLENGELSGYENKNGSVIGTGIAFDIMNIIKQKYKFNYTIILPQENVFLGDSSKTTIKDMLENKALDIAVAFLPILNGLRSSITFSTSFDLAQWSVLMNRPQDSAAGSGLLAPFTTEVWILIIFSILIVGPIIYLIVLIQSRLYKEGERESYSLSTCLWFVYGALLKQGSTVNPRRDSSRLLFSTWWLFILILTAFYTANLTAFLTLSKFTLPIKSAKDIGRNHHQWVTNKANAIRDQIIAERNDKTIYRETLMDVIGTQRVFATERDRDILNTFVRKRKMMFIRETTVLKHVLYNDYKEKASRGVDENERCTYVVAKFPIINFSTAFAYSREFKYQELFDLSIQRLIEGGIIEFKFKENLPDAEICPLDLGSKERKLRNADLLLTYIIVGGGLAVAGCVFLMEILWRQWKTKCSKKRHKPRRNWHNNNNKTFNDVSKSRITPPPSYQTLFKPPFSYIGEGGYKKQINGRDYWIVNTKDGLTQMIPQRTPSALLFQFSN; from the exons atggGTTTGGCGGAATTTGTGATAACTAGTTTGTGTTTAAATGCTACATGCAATTTAGAAGAtt TTAGTACTGGCACCAGCACCTACAATCATAACCGTATTGCTAAGTTAGAAGAAGACCTTGCAAAAGAAACACTAATAATTACTACTCTAGAA aacGGAGAATTGAGTgggtatgaaaataaaaatggttcaGTTATTGGAACCGGCATAGCTTTcgatataatgaatattatcaaacaaaaatataagtttaatTATACTATTATATTACCACAGGAGAATGTATTTTTGGGGGACAGCAGCAAGACAACTATCAAGGATATGTTGGAGAATAAGGCAC TGGATATAGCAGTGGCTTTTTTACCAATACTCAACGGTTTAAGAAGCTCCATAACTTTCTCGACGAGTTTCGATTTAGCCCAATGGTCGGTATTGATGAATCGACCTCAAGATTCTGCTGCCGGATCTGGATTGCTAGCACCTTTCACCACCGAAGTTTGGATCCtaatcattttttctatattgatAGTTGGTCCGATCATTTATTTGATAGTGCTGATACAGAGTCGTCTATACAAAGAAGGCGAAAGAGAAAGTTATTCTCTTTCTACTTGTTTGTGGTTTGTGTATGGGGCTTTACTGAAACAGGGCTCCACTGTTAACCCTAGAAGGG attCGTCACGTCTTCTTTTTTCGACTTGGTGGCTTTTCATCTTGATTCTTACAGCTTTTTATACAGCAAATTTAACGGCTTTTCTTACATTATCTAAGTTCACGTTACCGATAAAATCTGCGAAAGATATTGGACGTAATCATCACCAATGGGTTACCAACAAAGCTAACGCAATTAGAGATCAAATAATAGCTGAAAGAAATGATAAAACTATCTATAGAGAAACTTTGATGGATGTAATTGGTACACAAAGAGTATTTGCGACAGAAAGAGACCGCGATATTTTGAATACGTTCGTCAGAAAGAGGAAGATGATGTTTATAAGAGAAACGACTGTGTTGAAGCACGTTTTATATAATGATTATAAAGAAAAAGCTAGTAGAGGTGTTGATGAGAACGAAAGATGTACTTATGTTGTTGCCAAATTCccaattatcaatttttcaacgGCTTTCGCTTATTCGAGGGAATTTAAGTATCAAGAATTGTTCGATTTGTC tATACAAAGACTTATAGAAGGTGGAATCATCGAGttcaaattcaaagaaaatctaCCCGATGCTGAAATATGTCCTCTCGATTTGGGTAGCAAAGAACGAAAATTGAGGAACGCGGATCTTTTATTAACGTACATTATAGTAGGTGGAGGTTTGGCGGTGGCTGGTTGtgtttttttaatggaaattctCTGGCGGCAATGGAAAACTAAATGTTCGAAAAAAAGGCATAAACCACGTCGGAATtggcataataataataacaaaacattCAACGACGTATCTAAATCACGAATTACTCCGCCGCCATCATATCAAACGTTATTCAAGCCTCCCTTTTCGTATATAGGAGAAGGTGGttacaaaaaacaaatcaacGGACGAGATTATTGGATAGTTAATACCAAAGATGGTTTAACGCAAATGATACCACAGCGCACGCCTTCTGCTTTGTTGTTTCAATTTTCGAACTAA
- the LOC130892351 gene encoding glutamate receptor ionotropic, delta-2 isoform X2, whose amino-acid sequence MGLAEFVITSLCLNATCNLEDFSTGTSTYNHNRIAKLEEDLAKETLIITTLENGELSGYENKNGSVIGTGIAFDIMNIIKQKYKFNYTIILPQENVFLGDSSKTTIKDMLENKALDIAVAFLPILNGLRSSITFSTSFDLAQWSVLMNRPQDSAAGSGLLAPFTTEVWILIIFSILIVGPIIYLIVLIQSRLYKEGERESYSLSTCLWFVYGALLKQGSTVNPRRDSSRLLFSTWWLFILILTAFYTANLTAFLTLSKFTLPIKSAKDIGRNHHQWVTNKANAIRDQIIAERNDKTIYRETLMDVIGTQRVFATERDRDILNTFVRKRKMMFIRETTVLKHVLYNDYKEKASRGVDENERCTYVVAKFPIINFSTAFAYSREFKYQELFDLSFF is encoded by the exons atggGTTTGGCGGAATTTGTGATAACTAGTTTGTGTTTAAATGCTACATGCAATTTAGAAGAtt TTAGTACTGGCACCAGCACCTACAATCATAACCGTATTGCTAAGTTAGAAGAAGACCTTGCAAAAGAAACACTAATAATTACTACTCTAGAA aacGGAGAATTGAGTgggtatgaaaataaaaatggttcaGTTATTGGAACCGGCATAGCTTTcgatataatgaatattatcaaacaaaaatataagtttaatTATACTATTATATTACCACAGGAGAATGTATTTTTGGGGGACAGCAGCAAGACAACTATCAAGGATATGTTGGAGAATAAGGCAC TGGATATAGCAGTGGCTTTTTTACCAATACTCAACGGTTTAAGAAGCTCCATAACTTTCTCGACGAGTTTCGATTTAGCCCAATGGTCGGTATTGATGAATCGACCTCAAGATTCTGCTGCCGGATCTGGATTGCTAGCACCTTTCACCACCGAAGTTTGGATCCtaatcattttttctatattgatAGTTGGTCCGATCATTTATTTGATAGTGCTGATACAGAGTCGTCTATACAAAGAAGGCGAAAGAGAAAGTTATTCTCTTTCTACTTGTTTGTGGTTTGTGTATGGGGCTTTACTGAAACAGGGCTCCACTGTTAACCCTAGAAGGG attCGTCACGTCTTCTTTTTTCGACTTGGTGGCTTTTCATCTTGATTCTTACAGCTTTTTATACAGCAAATTTAACGGCTTTTCTTACATTATCTAAGTTCACGTTACCGATAAAATCTGCGAAAGATATTGGACGTAATCATCACCAATGGGTTACCAACAAAGCTAACGCAATTAGAGATCAAATAATAGCTGAAAGAAATGATAAAACTATCTATAGAGAAACTTTGATGGATGTAATTGGTACACAAAGAGTATTTGCGACAGAAAGAGACCGCGATATTTTGAATACGTTCGTCAGAAAGAGGAAGATGATGTTTATAAGAGAAACGACTGTGTTGAAGCACGTTTTATATAATGATTATAAAGAAAAAGCTAGTAGAGGTGTTGATGAGAACGAAAGATGTACTTATGTTGTTGCCAAATTCccaattatcaatttttcaacgGCTTTCGCTTATTCGAGGGAATTTAAGTATCAAGAATTGTTCGATTTGTC ttttttttag
- the LOC130892398 gene encoding gastric triacylglycerol lipase-like: MDLLFSLMVIALIPNTFTFKIDLASFNNVLRKLEKVAAEKNDTNVNGDIGLDIYKFLKKYDYPFETHWVRTEDGYMLRMQRLLGGRNQTFYGQKNKPAVLLMHGLCSSAMDFISMGPNKSIGLILADAGYDVWLGNNRGNTWSRNHILLNPDTDTEFWDYSFETCGYYDLPAKIDYIIEKTGQKKVFYIGHSQGTTQFFAMAALRPEYNEKIALMVALAPVAYMGNMSSPILKFMANNLDFFKLVIVNILKLNEMLSHSPIYNLMAEIISKDESGKLLELGASFVFLLCGFNNRGFDRNIIPVMVSNAPAGISSKMLVHYGQEIASGKFQRYDYGIANFKYYKSIYPPEFNISEITAPVALYYSQNDLLAAVQDVERFASKLPNLVKLKLLEDKRFNHLDFIYGKDSYKLIYKDLLEFQKQFIPKIGNAAAAMSIKNIHYIITVLTVCIFVLQ; encoded by the exons atggaTCTGCTTTTTTCTTTGATGGTAATAGCTCTAATTCCCAATACTTTCACTTTTAAAATCGATTTAGCTTCATTCAATAACGTACTGaggaaattagaaaaagtaGCTGCTGAAAAAAACGATACAAACGTGAACGGTGACATTGGACTGGATAtt tacaaatttctaaaaaaatacgattatCCCTTTGAAACTCATTGGGTACGTACTGAAGATGGTTATATGTTACGTATGCAACGTTTACTTGGCGGAAGGAATCAAACGTTCTatggacaaaaaaataaaccagcCGTACTCCTAATGCACGGACTTTGTAGTAGCGCAATGGATTTCATCAGTATGGGGCCGAATAAATCGATAGGATTGATACTAGCAGATGCCGGATATGACGTTTGGCTTGGGAATAACAGAGGAAATACGTGGAGTAGAAACCACATCCTTTTAAATCCAGACACCGATACAGAATTTTGGGATTATAG TTTCGAAACTTGTGGTTATTACGATTTGCCGGCAAAAATCGATTACATCATAGAAAAAACGGgacaaaaaaaggttttttataTAGGACATTCTCAAGGGACGACACAGTTTTTTGCCATGGCCGCTTTGCGACcggaatataatgaaaaaatagctctcATGGTAGCGTTAGCTCCTGTTGCTTACATGGGAAATATGAGCTCGCCGATTCTTAAATTCATGGCTAATAATCTCGACTTTTTCAAA cTAGTGATAGTTAACATTCTAAAGTTGAACGAAATGTTATCACATTCACCAATTTACAATTTAATGGCGGAGATAATATCAAAAGATGAAAGTGGTAAATTGCTTGAGCTTGGAGCTTCTTTTGTTTTCCTTCTATGTGGTTTCAACAACCGGGGATTCGATAGA AATATAATACCTGTTATGGTATCTAACGCCCCAGCAGGAATATCGTCAAAAATGCTAGTACATTATGGGCAAGAAATTGCGTCAG GAAAATTTCAAAGGTACGACTACGGAATtgcaaatttcaaatattataaatctaTCTACCCACCAGAATTCAATATTTCTGAAATAACAGCTCCTGTCGCTCTATATTATTCTCAAAATGATTTATTGGCAGCAGTTCAG GATGTAGAAAGATTCGCGAGCAAGTTACCAAATCTGGTAAAATTGAAACTGCTCGAAGATAAACGTTTCAACCATTTAGATTTCATATACGGAAAAGACAGCTATAAATTAATCTATAAGGATCTCCTTGAATTTCAAAAACAGTTTATACCGAAAATAGGAAACGCGGCAGCTGCAAtgagtattaaaaatattcactataTAATAACAGTTCTTACTGTCTGTATATTTGTTCTGCAataa